In Psychrobacter sp. P11G3, a single genomic region encodes these proteins:
- the guaD gene encoding guanine deaminase gives MTIHIYQARLLHYLTESDRTERATSDHSQTLAVERDITLLPVIEDVQVYPEYIADGALVVDDVTGCIIEYGRSETILSKYSNEEGEPAVKVHDYRDKLIMPGFIDTHVHYPQIDMIAAYGEQLLDWLNNYTFVTEANFGDPKVAHDTAQFFLNQLLANGTTSAMVFSTSHPESVNAFFTESHKLNTRMITGNVLMDQNAPAQLCVPAEQGIRDTQNIIDNWHERGRQHVAITPRFAITSTPKQLQMAGELYTSYESVYLQTHLAENHDEIAFVKQLYPNHKGYLDVYDTMGLLGRRTTLAHGIHLEIFEYERLRATGTQISHCPTSNLFLGSGLFNLPKTLSYTGVSIATDVGAGTSLSMLTTLSEAYKIQQLQSNQLSAHQGLYQITLGNAQSLLLDNKIGNFMPNKEADFVFIDMGATELLERRMAQTKTLEEQLFVLMMLGDDRVIDQTVIAGVSRYRKSTL, from the coding sequence ATGACCATACATATCTATCAAGCTCGACTGCTGCACTATTTGACCGAAAGCGATCGTACTGAGCGTGCAACCTCTGATCATTCACAGACATTAGCTGTGGAACGAGACATTACGTTGCTACCAGTGATTGAAGATGTACAGGTTTATCCTGAATATATCGCTGATGGTGCGCTTGTCGTAGATGATGTGACAGGGTGCATTATAGAGTATGGTCGTAGTGAAACTATACTGTCAAAGTATTCCAATGAAGAGGGTGAGCCAGCAGTCAAAGTGCACGACTATCGCGATAAGTTAATCATGCCAGGCTTTATTGATACCCATGTGCATTATCCGCAAATAGATATGATTGCTGCTTACGGTGAGCAATTACTTGATTGGCTTAATAATTATACTTTCGTCACCGAGGCCAATTTTGGCGATCCAAAAGTAGCACATGATACGGCGCAGTTCTTCTTAAACCAACTGCTTGCTAATGGTACGACGAGTGCCATGGTGTTTTCTACCAGTCATCCTGAATCAGTGAACGCATTTTTTACGGAAAGCCACAAGCTCAATACTCGTATGATCACAGGTAATGTACTGATGGATCAAAATGCGCCTGCGCAGCTATGTGTGCCTGCTGAGCAAGGCATTCGAGATACCCAAAACATCATTGATAACTGGCATGAGCGCGGACGTCAGCATGTAGCGATTACGCCAAGGTTTGCTATTACTTCGACACCCAAGCAACTACAAATGGCAGGTGAGCTGTATACCAGTTACGAGAGTGTTTATCTGCAAACGCATCTAGCAGAAAATCATGATGAGATTGCCTTTGTGAAACAACTGTATCCCAATCATAAAGGCTATCTTGATGTCTATGATACGATGGGATTACTGGGTCGCCGCACCACCTTGGCACATGGTATTCACCTTGAAATATTTGAGTATGAGCGTCTGCGCGCGACTGGTACACAAATATCACACTGTCCGACGTCCAATCTGTTTTTGGGTAGTGGACTATTTAATTTACCCAAAACGTTAAGTTATACCGGTGTCAGTATCGCCACTGACGTTGGGGCAGGGACGAGTCTGTCGATGCTGACGACTCTGTCAGAAGCGTATAAAATTCAACAACTACAAAGCAATCAGTTATCCGCTCATCAAGGGCTATACCAAATTACGCTGGGTAATGCCCAGTCGCTATTATTGGACAATAAAATCGGTAACTTTATGCCAAATAAAGAAGCGGATTTTGTGTTCATCGATATGGGTGCAACGGAATTGCTTGAGCGACGTATGGCGCAGACCAAGACACTGGAAGAGCAGTTGTTTGTACTAATGATGCTGGGTGATGATAGAGTAATTGATCAGACAGTCATCGCAGGCGTAAGTCGCTATCGTAAATCAACTTTATAG
- a CDS encoding XdhC family protein — MNESLAPPVIWYEGLSRYQQRGIAHVLATVVAINGSAPRALQAKMIVTQDCIVDTLGGGGLEHDVVNTARQLLNGEIAATVSKEVKPKVAETDSESASVPSKAVRRDAVYTKHYPLGAKLAQCCGGSVTVMFECFNVTPPMSVLVFGAGHVASALMSILAELPCQVDWVDSRPEMFKRYLVDEPTTNQSKLYNLPAHIRPHIDDEPVDFVRPFIEQGGQRFILVMTHDHSVDFELVRAALDTISDMSALHDKCSDISTPYVGCISSATKAKRFRDRLIQRGYSEQLVNQLVMPIGLQIGGKEPMAVAISIVAQLLQKYHQATL, encoded by the coding sequence GTGAATGAGTCGTTAGCACCGCCAGTGATCTGGTATGAAGGTCTATCGCGATATCAGCAGCGAGGTATCGCTCACGTGTTGGCGACAGTCGTAGCCATAAATGGATCTGCTCCTCGAGCGCTACAGGCAAAAATGATTGTCACGCAAGATTGCATCGTGGATACGCTAGGCGGCGGCGGTCTAGAGCACGACGTTGTCAATACGGCACGGCAGCTATTGAATGGTGAAATAGCGGCAACGGTATCAAAAGAAGTAAAACCAAAAGTCGCTGAAACTGACAGTGAAAGCGCATCAGTACCTTCTAAAGCGGTGCGCCGTGATGCTGTCTACACCAAGCACTACCCGCTAGGTGCAAAGTTGGCACAGTGTTGCGGTGGTAGCGTCACCGTTATGTTCGAATGCTTTAACGTGACGCCACCGATGTCAGTACTAGTGTTTGGTGCAGGACATGTAGCATCAGCGCTAATGAGCATCCTCGCTGAGCTACCTTGTCAGGTAGATTGGGTGGACAGTCGCCCAGAGATGTTTAAGCGTTACTTAGTTGATGAACCTACTACTAATCAATCCAAACTTTATAACTTACCAGCACATATCCGTCCGCATATCGATGATGAGCCTGTAGATTTTGTGCGCCCATTTATCGAGCAGGGTGGTCAGCGTTTTATTCTGGTTATGACTCATGACCATAGTGTTGATTTTGAGTTAGTGCGGGCGGCATTAGATACTATTTCTGACATGAGCGCATTACATGATAAATGCTCAGATATCTCGACACCTTACGTAGGTTGCATTAGCTCGGCAACCAAAGCCAAGCGTTTTAGAGATCGCTTGATTCAGCGTGGCTACAGTGAGCAACTGGTCAATCAGTTGGTCATGCCAATTGGATTGCAAATTGGCGGAAAAGAGCCGATGGCGGTGGCGATTTCTATCGTGGCACAGCTCCTACAGAAGTATCATCAGGCTACTCTTTGA
- a CDS encoding DUF5020 family protein — MHFDLRTSLLSTSKLSDQQPFIQKKSSQKIALLKPLSMAVVAIAALGSMSNIHAKTFFTDTSVSVLYGDDYELVEDGELTTVTLEHASAHDWGGVFFFVDRNQGADDIENNRFRETYGELSPTFKIATFNDSFIKQVNLAATYEFGSNSTGFDQDNYLVGIGADLNVPIPGMKFASATLYHAFNDNTDDDQQITLTYGWERNNFVVDGFIDYSFNNDDIEDNIHINPQIKYNLQEVLGIDNRLEVGMEYSYWKNKYGVDGVNQNSPSALVKFHF; from the coding sequence TTGCATTTTGATTTACGAACGAGCCTACTCTCCACCTCTAAACTATCTGATCAGCAACCATTTATTCAAAAAAAATCTAGCCAAAAGATAGCTTTACTCAAACCTTTGTCGATGGCAGTTGTTGCTATCGCTGCTTTAGGTAGCATGTCGAACATCCATGCTAAGACCTTCTTTACTGATACGAGTGTCTCCGTACTTTACGGTGATGACTATGAACTTGTAGAAGACGGAGAGCTGACGACCGTCACATTAGAGCATGCTTCTGCGCACGACTGGGGCGGCGTGTTCTTCTTTGTCGATCGAAACCAAGGTGCCGATGACATTGAAAACAATAGATTTAGAGAAACTTATGGTGAGCTGTCTCCTACATTCAAAATAGCAACTTTTAATGACAGTTTTATCAAGCAGGTTAATTTAGCCGCTACTTATGAATTTGGTTCGAACAGTACTGGCTTTGACCAAGATAATTATCTGGTTGGTATTGGTGCAGATCTCAATGTCCCTATTCCAGGAATGAAGTTTGCGTCGGCTACTTTATATCATGCTTTCAATGATAATACTGACGATGATCAGCAAATTACCTTAACCTATGGTTGGGAACGCAACAACTTCGTGGTGGATGGTTTTATAGATTATTCATTTAATAATGATGACATTGAAGATAATATTCATATTAATCCGCAAATTAAATACAACTTACAAGAAGTGCTCGGTATTGATAACCGTTTAGAAGTCGGTATGGAGTATAGCTATTGGAAAAATAAATACGGTGTTGATGGCGTAAATCAAAACTCTCCTAGTGCGTTGGTAAAGTTCCACTTTTAA
- the xdhB gene encoding xanthine dehydrogenase molybdopterin binding subunit, which yields MSHHSSLFDSYSIRRVRPPKNKIGTSAKHDSAISHVMGTATYVDDIAKPQGTLHLAVGKSSHAHARVLSMDLSAVREADGVVDVLSFQDLPAQTDIGAVFDGEPLMVDDITEYVGQTLFVVVASSHRAAKKAATKAVVEYEPLPAVLSIDKALEQEFFVRPSHFMKRGDAATALENAPVRIEGHIHMRGQEHFYLEGQVSYVVPCDDGGLEVYTSSQHPSEVQQLVAEVTDLPFNAVNTVVRRMGGGFGGKETQAAAWACLCGIIAKRHNVPVSMRLDRQDDMVVTGKRHEFANRYEVGLDESGRILGVDMQLAGLCGYAPDLSDAIVDRAMFHCDNAYYYPAAHVAGHRCKTHTVSNTAYRGFGGPQGLMTAEYMMDHIAYTLGQDPLQVRLANLYQDGQSTHYGQTIEHFDLATIMSTLAEDCDYDNRRQQIIQANQKAAAEGSDKRLGIALTPVKFGISFTVQTLNQAGALVHIYTDGSIHLNHGGTEMGQGLYIKIAQIVANEFDVDLDTVKVSATRTDKVPNTSPTAASSGTDINGKAAQNACLSIKARIVEFAAEHFKVAQEDIRFENNHVYIGDKETLTFAEMIQLSYQNRISLSSTGYYKTPKIFYDRSKAWGRPFFYFALGAACAEVEIDTLTGEYKVLRCDVLHDAGQSINPSIDIGQIEGGFVQGMGWLTAEELIWNDKGKLASDSPANYKIPTAHDLPKQWNVKLYDRKNEEQTIYNSKAVGEPPFMLAASVWCALNNAVASLGEYKKNPELTMPATPEAVLKAVMRMQGTSWDLTTEADTDTVDSLVKGAEENSDLYNEKAMPQDVRHAKDIDPKEVEGKQADDQPNAIEHPNVAGARGPAHSE from the coding sequence ATGAGCCATCATTCGTCCTTATTCGACAGTTATAGTATCCGCCGTGTGCGTCCGCCAAAAAACAAAATTGGCACCTCGGCCAAGCATGATAGTGCGATCAGTCATGTGATGGGGACGGCGACTTATGTGGATGATATTGCAAAACCACAAGGTACGCTACATCTAGCAGTCGGCAAGAGCAGCCATGCTCATGCACGTGTCCTGAGTATGGATTTGAGCGCTGTTAGAGAGGCTGATGGGGTGGTAGATGTTTTAAGTTTCCAGGATTTACCTGCGCAAACGGATATCGGTGCGGTGTTCGATGGCGAGCCACTGATGGTAGATGACATTACAGAATATGTCGGTCAGACGCTATTTGTAGTGGTGGCGAGCAGTCACCGTGCCGCCAAAAAAGCGGCTACCAAAGCCGTGGTTGAATATGAGCCATTGCCAGCGGTGCTGAGTATTGATAAGGCGCTAGAGCAAGAGTTTTTTGTGCGTCCGAGTCATTTTATGAAGCGTGGCGATGCTGCGACGGCGCTTGAGAACGCACCAGTTCGCATCGAAGGTCATATTCACATGCGCGGGCAAGAGCACTTTTATCTTGAAGGGCAAGTGTCTTACGTGGTGCCGTGTGATGATGGCGGGCTAGAGGTATACACGTCGTCGCAGCATCCAAGCGAAGTGCAGCAGCTCGTCGCTGAAGTGACAGACTTGCCATTCAATGCGGTCAATACGGTCGTGCGCCGTATGGGCGGCGGTTTTGGCGGTAAAGAAACGCAAGCCGCGGCATGGGCTTGTCTGTGCGGTATCATTGCCAAGCGCCATAACGTTCCTGTCAGTATGCGTCTAGACCGTCAAGACGACATGGTTGTGACCGGTAAGCGTCATGAGTTTGCCAATCGCTATGAGGTTGGCTTGGATGAGTCGGGTCGTATACTAGGCGTCGATATGCAATTGGCTGGTTTGTGCGGTTACGCGCCAGATCTGTCTGATGCCATTGTCGACAGAGCGATGTTCCACTGTGATAATGCCTACTATTATCCAGCGGCTCATGTGGCAGGTCATCGCTGCAAGACCCATACGGTATCCAATACAGCCTATCGCGGGTTTGGTGGACCACAAGGGCTGATGACGGCTGAATATATGATGGATCATATCGCCTATACCTTGGGTCAAGATCCACTGCAAGTGCGCCTAGCCAATCTATATCAAGATGGTCAAAGTACGCATTATGGTCAGACCATTGAGCACTTTGATTTGGCGACCATCATGAGCACACTGGCAGAAGATTGCGATTATGACAATCGCCGTCAGCAAATCATACAAGCCAATCAAAAAGCTGCTGCTGAAGGCAGTGACAAGCGTTTAGGCATCGCGCTAACGCCCGTCAAATTCGGTATTTCATTTACCGTGCAGACGCTCAATCAGGCAGGTGCGCTGGTACATATTTATACCGATGGCAGTATCCATCTCAATCACGGCGGTACAGAGATGGGGCAAGGACTATATATCAAAATCGCCCAGATCGTCGCCAATGAGTTCGATGTGGATCTGGATACGGTCAAGGTATCAGCGACGCGTACAGATAAAGTACCTAACACCTCACCAACTGCTGCGTCATCAGGTACCGATATCAACGGTAAAGCGGCGCAAAATGCTTGCTTGAGCATCAAAGCGCGCATCGTTGAATTTGCAGCTGAGCATTTTAAAGTGGCACAAGAAGACATACGTTTTGAAAATAACCATGTCTATATCGGTGATAAAGAAACTCTAACTTTTGCTGAGATGATTCAGCTGTCGTACCAGAATCGTATCAGTCTGTCGTCTACTGGCTACTACAAAACGCCAAAGATATTTTATGATCGCTCTAAAGCATGGGGTCGTCCGTTCTTTTACTTTGCGCTAGGTGCCGCCTGCGCTGAGGTTGAGATTGATACGCTGACAGGGGAGTACAAAGTGCTGCGCTGTGACGTGCTACATGATGCAGGGCAGTCGATTAACCCTTCCATTGATATCGGTCAAATTGAGGGCGGTTTTGTGCAAGGCATGGGTTGGCTCACAGCAGAAGAGCTGATCTGGAATGATAAAGGAAAGCTCGCATCTGACAGTCCTGCCAACTATAAAATTCCAACTGCGCATGACTTACCTAAGCAGTGGAATGTCAAATTATACGACCGCAAAAACGAAGAACAAACTATCTATAACTCTAAAGCCGTTGGAGAACCGCCGTTTATGTTGGCAGCCAGTGTCTGGTGCGCACTCAACAATGCCGTCGCAAGTCTCGGTGAGTATAAAAAGAATCCAGAGCTGACCATGCCTGCGACGCCAGAAGCGGTATTAAAAGCAGTGATGCGCATGCAAGGCACGTCGTGGGATTTAACAACTGAAGCCGACACAGATACGGTTGATAGTTTAGTAAAAGGCGCAGAAGAGAACAGTGACCTTTACAACGAAAAAGCAATGCCACAAGACGTACGTCATGCCAAAGATATCGATCCAAAGGAAGTCGAAGGTAAACAAGCCGATGACCAGCCTAACGCGATAGAGCATCCAAATGTAGCAGGGGCAAGAGGTCCTGCGCACAGTGAATGA